The nucleotide window ACATTTCACACCACCCCTTCACCTCTTAAAGACCATCCCCCAAACTGCAGTCTTTGTGTCTCTTAAACTCTTACTATAACTCTTTCCCTTCcatccttttcttctctcccAGTTGATTATACATTCACAACCAGTTCTCCATTCTCTCTTATTCTTtgtcttctatatatatatatatatatatatatctctcttCCTCTCCTAAGAGAAATTATCATGTAAATTATATGactcttttctttattctctcttgctctcctatatatatatatgtataagtgaCTGGATTTGGTGTTGTTGTAGGAGGAGTACACCAGAAGGGAACCCTTTGGACCTGAACAACTTGCCTGAGGAGTATGGCAAACAACCCTTGGAAGAGAGCTCCACCACAACTGCTGCTTCCACTGACACTGCCAGTAAATTAAGCTTTTCTCTTTTTGATCAAACAGTGGTCACTATACCTTCACTTGTTCAAGTTCACTAGCTAAATCTTAACCTCAAAacattatttagggtttaagaagaagaagggttcTGGTAAGGATGATGCCAAGGTTTATGAGTGCCGTTTTTGTTCCTTAAAGTTCTGCAAATCTCAAGCTCTTGGTGGCCACATGAACAGACATCGCCAAGGCAATTAATCCACTCTCTCTCTTTTCATTTCTATATCTCCcactatatctatatatatatatatatatatagatatatatgtatgcatgtactTCATCATATGATATTGTTAATTCTTTGTATAATTCAGAGAGGGAGACTGAGACACTCAACAGAGCTCGCCAACTGGTTTTCAGCACTGATGGAGGCCATGGATCTCAtattgggtatatatatatatatacacacacacaaacatatatatattataattcactgtgattttttcttttctttcatttataatatatatgttggtgaAAATAATAATGGATTAGGTTGAGGGAGATGAACATAGGAGGAGGTGGTGGAATGCAAAGTATAAGCCCAGGGAGTTTCCAGCACAGAGGAGGTGTTGCTGAACAATGTTTGCCTCTCAGGCCAATGTATCCAAGACTACCAACACAACCATATGTttacccttcttcttcttcttcttcttcttcttcacatcatGTGGCTTATCCTGCTCCTTATCCTCCTCCACCCCATCACCCTCCAGTTGGTGACTATTTCATTGGCCATGTCATTAGTGGCAGTGGAAGTGGGGTAAACTCACAGAGGCAAGCagtaaaccctaaccctaattataGTACTAGTGGTGGGGGTGATCAAACAAACTACACTTGTTATGGAGCTCCACTTCCTCAGAACTTTCAGGTTGGAGATAGACTTCCAGTAACTAGAGAAAGTGCAACTactagtaacaacaacaacaacaacaacaacaacaacaacaacaaccaaggAGAAGGACTAGGAGTGAACTGGAGTACTTCAAACCCAAGCTTTGTTGATTGAttgatatataattaacaaggtcattaaagattttgatgatatatGAATGATTTCTTGTCTcaaatctcttcttctttgattttgaCTGACTTGTTTTGAATGGATGTGTGGAAATATAGAGAgtatgagagaaaaaaatggaCATTAACTGAAAGATTGTAGGACTTTTTTaagtgtgtgtttgtgtgtgtgtgtgtgtgagtgtgtggTTCTTTATCTCTCTCTCCAAATTGGGAACCTTTTGAATTAAGGCAAGTCtgttttttgcaacttgtgctGGGACAATAGGAGAAAAGGCCTAGAGAATGAAGGGTGGCTCATGCTCTCTGTGCAAGGGTTTCAACTCCTCCTGAGTCCTCtccaaaacacacacacagctcacaaacatatatttagcTTCTCGAGAATGTCTTGTCAAAAAGTTAAATGCTTTTAATCTTTCTTTTCAGAGAACTTGAccttcaaaaaatatatttatattttatttattgttgttgttgttgttgctgttgttattattagtatattcaTATAATAAGAGCATCTGGATTCTGAAATAACAAGTTAAATGCATGAATAATGTCCGTTCCTGCATGAGAGAGTGGACGTACCGTGAGGCCAGTTTAGAGGGGCATCTTTATTAcctactttttatttatttattttattcttttttataagTAGCATATATATCTGAAGAAAATTGCTCCTGTAACACTAGCTAGTTtcttatgtatatgtatacccttggaaaatattttactttatgTATAAACTTTATGATAAAAAGTCAACTTACATATTAAAAGATTGACCTCTTATTTTCTCAAgatggagaaataaaaaaaaaaaaaaaaatctagtgcCAATAATTTGTAGCGTAAGTGAACATATATGGtgtttacatatacatattaatatttaccCATTTTTATGAAAGATATATAACACacacacagaaaaaaaaaaatctaacataaATGAGATAAATTTCATGGGTCCTGTTAAAAcaatatcatatttatataaagtaaataaaatataattacatatcCTAACATGATACTAAAAGCATCATCTGAATCCTTTAAATATGAAGAAATATCACTTGAACTTAGATGATCTTTTAGTATGTACTAGAaagtacatatataaataaatactatcAATCTTAGTCTTTGTTatacatagaaaaataaaataaaataaacataaaataaaggATCAATGAGGTAAAATGCAAAGGCGTTGGTTTTGAGACATGAGAAGAGAGCTGCTCTCGATTCAGTGCTTTCATTGGTACGGCGCTCATGAACAGCCGCTTTTCATCCCTGTCATTTATCACGCATTTgcggctgctgctgctgctttttcttttatttatttaattaattaatttatttaaatatatattaaataaataaataaataatatgcaactttctttgtttctttcttttcaaagagaacagaacagaacagagagagaaaaagagagagagacaagAACCTGGGATGCTGTGTCTTATGCTGTCCAAGTGTTGGGAGAGATGAATCAGATGATCAAGAGAGAATCCTACGGCAGTCTatacaccaccatcaccaccatccaacatctctctctctctatctcaaGTCACCATCCTTTTTGGGTATCTGTGGTTTCCCTTTCCCAGTTACTACTCCTATCTCTATTCTCAAACATCAACATTACATACATGtttgttttacttttctttcttttaattttttattattattttttaaatttatgtattttattttattttatttaacagatgataacaaagaaatcaacaaacaatagcattatcatcatcattatcaccTGTGCAGAGGAGAATGAGACTTGTAAGGCTCCAATTTCAAGCTGGGATCAGAAGAACTCTGCCTGCCCTGCCTGGTTTCAaagtcacacacacacatactaGACACTACACACTATCTGGCATTGTATTGGAACATGATCAATTTGACTAAAAGGATTCAAAACAGCTGAATGAAATATAACTTTATCAATCTTTAATCAGAAGAAGTAGaagtactactactactactactacaactACTGCAGAGAAACTTGGGATTATAAATCTCTAACTTAGCGATTTCTCACCATTAGCATTTCCTGCAGTTGTTTTACCTGGTTTCTTTGCTCTGGAGGCAGGAGATTAATCTGATCTGGAGTGAGGCTCATGACTTGCTCAAGGAGATTTCTCTCCATCTCAGATGTTAGCtgtaaaaatacaaaagataaacCTTCAgctgaaaatattatttttggtttatattGAATCAGTGAAGTTGACAGAGTGATTGAGATCACCTGAGGTGGTCGGGGAGGACCACTGACGCCTGGCCCAGGGACCATTTGTCCAGAAGGCAATGGTGGTGGCCCTGGTAATTGAGTTATGGGCATTGGGTTCTCTGGTAGACCAAGTGCCCACGGTGCTCCTCTGTCTCCTTGCATGGTGTTCCCAACTTGGACTCCAAAGTCAGTACCCATATGTGAACTTCCCTGCAATGATACATTGTCGATCAAACAGTAGctatcaataaaacatgcatatCAAGCGACAATGAAAAGGGAGACTGGTTGTTGAAGGCTGATCCTTGTTTAAGTAGTTCACTTAAAAACAAGGTACAAGTCAGTCCAAACTCATTGACTTTTATCAGCAAATTTTCAATTAGAGACCACAGAAATTTGTTCCCATATATAAGGGATCAAATCCGTGACAGGCTCaagaatatatatgataatGTTCACTATGGACCTTTTGGTGCATGATGAACCTGAGGTCAAACCTTTTTAACTTCCAAAATCATGAAACATATTTAATAAGATAATATACACGaatgggaaaaatatttttaaaaaaaaatgtgcaacAGAATTGTGTCATGACACAGGATAGTGAATACGAGTTAAAATGTgaactcaataaaaattatCTGAACTAGAAAAAAGATTTATAGAAGCCATCAATCAAAAGGAAATGTAaggttttcaatcaaactaTGAATGTGATAAACGTCAGTCAGCTGTTGAGACACAAACTTGGTCAAACCGAGTGTGAAGTTTCAGGAGAAGAGGAATCTCACACAATGATTCAGGAAAACAGAAAAGTCATCTAGGAGAAAGGAGGAGAAGGGATAGAAGATTTAGAAGATCTAAAATGATATGAACCAAAGAAGAAATatggaaaatttcaaaacatcaaaaaagcttcataaaaataaataaataaataaataagacaaaaGTGAGAGAGAAGGGAAGATCATGAAGTTAGGAACCAGGTAAAGAAAATCATAGGCCATGTGATAGCACATAGATAACAGTAATTCTAGCTAATGATCACTAATAGATTTGCTTACTATTAAGATGCCTATAATTCTCTCTAAgattataatatgataaactaaaattttgtcttgttaaaaagaaatatttttcttttgatgaataACTTCTGTTTTTTCTTCAAGTTTTGGCAAATGCAAAGGACATACATTCATAAATTTAAGGGTTCTAACTCATTGTCCTCAGCCAACTGGAACAAGAATTTTGAGCATTTATTAGATTCTTTGTAAGGCATTATAAAGCTTTATATTTCACAACAATTCCACTCCATGGTAAAGATCATGGTAAGGAGAAATGAAATCCTTTATAAATTTTAACTTCATTGACTTCCACACATTCGATGTAAGTGATACAGCCCTACATACTGACTGACTTCATCtcacaacaaataaacataACATAGGGGTAAAACAATCATTTGATTGATCAACAGCTCAACACAAGTACAAAAGATAAGTACATCCAATCTTAAGATCATCAAACAATAAGAATAAAATCCATTTAATGAATACGATGATGAACCTAcaaaaattcatagaaattttagaaagtaaAACAGAATTGGTATAAGATACAAATATGATAATTGTAAGAATGACAGAAATAGAGTCAAGAAGATATCCACTATGAGGAGTGAAAACCATAAAGTAGaagcaagaaaagaaacaagcaaAGTGACCCATCAAATAGAGCCCAATTAAATTTACCATTATGTTACCATTATATATTATTGCAATACCTCTCTTTCCATTCTTTTTCTATTCATTAATCAAATATCAAATTGAAAAAATCTACTGCATATGTAGCACAAACAGCATATTGCAGATAAAAATATCACCTGATAAAGCTGTTGAGGCGGTGGATGGCTTGGTAAAGGAGGTTGCCCTTGTGGAAAGGAAGATGGTAGTGATGGATTGCCCCCAGACTGAATTAACATTAAGAAACATTCTTAAGTGATTTCTTCATTTAATGAGTAAAAAAGATCACAAAAAACAAGGCAAAATTTCGAAGCTTCTACAGTTTACTCACATGGAACATAGGCTGTGACAGATGCTGTAGAGGCATATTTGATGGTTGATAACCAACATTGTGGGGCATCTGCGGATGAGCTTGATGAGGAAATGGCAGCATGGAAGATGGTCTTGGGTGTTGGGGCAAAGGTGGCTGCATTGGCTGATGCATTGCACCGGGGATTTGCATAGGTTGTTGGGTCAAACCAGCAGTCATAGGTAAATGAGCTTGAGGAATTGGGTATTGTGGAGCAGGGGGAGGGGGAAGAGGTGGATTATGAGTAGATATAGAATGTGGAGGAGCTGCTGAAGGAATTTGAGGATTCAAAATGTTCTTAGTTTGCTGAGGTAAGGATGGGGGATTTGAAGGCATTGACTGTGACTGAAAGGCCAACGGTGGAATAGAAGCAGATGACATGGACATGGAGGGTTGAGAATGAGTTGGTCTAGCTGGTACTAGGGGTTGGGAAGAACCACCTACTCCAGCTTGAACAGAGGAAGATTGAATAGTTTGAGCATTTGGCTGCTGTGCTGTTTGTGCTTGTTGTGGTTGAGATGATGGTTGCTATAAATTTGGTAAGTGGAACCAAGCAAATCATTAGATCTTATGCAGGTAACAGAAATCAATTCAGTATGCTGCGAAGTGTTGCTAAGAGCAAAAAAATTACCTGTTGGCGCGGACGCACCATTCCCAGCATGATTTGTGCCtgcaacaaattaaattaagacaTAACATTATATACttcaaataagaaaatttaCCCCTGCTTTCCCACTATTGTCTGTGAggcataaattttaaatcatccACCCAACAACAATTGGTAGCAAGAGAAAACTAGAAGAAAGATAATTTACTAGTCCTATTAAGGATAGATACTAAGTAGCCATTTGATTTGGTAAAGAAAATACATCTGTCTATCAAATTTTATTCCAAAAGCATGAAATGGGCACATTAAGTCAGCAgtacttttataattttattctatGTAAGCATACCATAGTGCAGTGAGATGTGAGAGCTTGCTGGCCATGATACTCATTAACAATTTGCATAATGCATACATTACCACGCTGCTAATACCATATTCAAATGATTATGCTTGCATAACAAATACTGGCAATGAACAGGTCAATTatacatcaaaatttttttctcaaactaGCAATGTTATTCTGTTTTTCTCTAACGGAAAGCACAAATTGAAAAAGTTTTTCCAACTAGAACTCCATCCAATTTATACATCCTCATTCCTAACTAACAAATCAACATCCAGAATTATTCCATAGCTAGAAAAATTGAATACTTGAAAACCCACAGTTCACATCGGATAACAAACAGAAtgattacaaattaaaaaacccATCTTTGCAGGCAGACAAGCTGCGCCCAGAAAACCCACATTACAATGACCAAAATAAATTCAGGAAGACCAATAACATCacaaaaccaaaaccctaattaacaGAAAaccctcataaaaaaaaaatgaatacctTAAATACAGTCCTGGTCAGCATAGGGTTGTCGATTAGAATTTGCCTCGCAAGCTGGGGGTTCTGGTCGATTAGCTCCTGCAACATCGATCACAAAACCATCGGAAATCTTCAAAAAGAGAGCACcagccaagaagaagaagaaggttgaGGAGGAGAAGGTCAAGAGACGAATACCTTCATCTGGTACATGATGTCGAGAAGCTGGTCCCTGGACATTTCTCGAATGTCCAGCGAGGATCCATCGCCGGAGGCCGGCTGTGACGCCATCATCGCAGCTCTGGTTTCTCTTTGAAGCGTCTTCTCTTCCAGCCTTCAGCGTTGGGTAGAACTACTAGTTATATGTCTCTGCGAGAAAACCGTAACGGATCGGATTCACTTCTCGGAGCTTCGTTGGCAGCACCCGGATCCGAATCCgtaataaaaactttttacattctTCCCTTCTCGTCCCTGgttgaaatataaaattacatgATATTAAATGAATTTTTGGTTTATTGACTTGGTCTTCTTCATCCctattaaaaaaccaaaacctaGAATATACTGAGTGCGGGTTGAGAGATTAACTCTGCCCTATTAGCATATGCAGAGTGCAGGTTGAGAGATTAACTCTGCCCTATTCATGTTATAATTAGGTGATTTACGcacattttgttaaaaaaaaaaaaaaatcactggtttttctttttaactatattattaatatatttatttatctatttatttataaaatctttaTTGTCATTATAAGATATCATTCAATGTGCAAAATTAGTTCGTTAAAAGTACATTTTATTCAGTTAAAATGACAAAATATTCACATTATTAAAACTGCAAGGGTGTTCTTTCACATGAGGCGAAAAAGGAAGAAGGTTCTGTCAAAGGTTAAGGGAAAAATATGCcaaggcatttaaaaaaaaataaaaacactttaaTCAATGATATCGCCTATATCGAATATATAGATTAAAATTAGTTTCATTCTAATTTTATAGTTATTATATTCACTATTCACACAACAAATTGATTACTTTGTTTCGAAAATATAAAAACGAAACCAATATGAACAGAAACCCATATGATTCTTGATGTCTTTCTATTTATCAAAAGAAACCTAACAAATATAAAAGGGAGAAAACATTTCAAAGTTTTTGGCGTTGAGATTAAAAATTCTTTACCTGTAGTAATCTATCAGAAAAGTTAAGATTATTTAGTTACCCTATGAGAAGTTGAAAACCAAGTACATACACACTTCAATTCGCTCCACTCCAGATGatacaaacacaaaaaaccACAGCAGTACAAAAGGGTAAAAATGCTTCTCCTTGGTCAGACCTATCCAATTTACATATATGCagtgacacacacacacagacttCAGATCTTCAAGgcttcaacaaatatatatatatgtatttatggtcACAAAACAGAAAATATCTCTCTTACATGAATTTAACATTATAAATTAGGAAAACAGAtaaaagaggaaaataaaaaaatcaatctccAGGAACAAATCTTCTGCAACAATAGAAACATTTCTACTTTGCCAATCTTTCTCAGATCACAAGTCTATAgctgcaagaaaagaaaaaatacacaTTCTTTTTCAATTGATTCTATAGCTAATTTGATTCAACTCAATATGATGCTTTGCCAGATGTTCTAAATTATAATGATTTCCCAGCAAAGCTCCGTTGATGAATAATGGCTTGCTGCAACATGCACAAAATCTGGATACTTTCAGTGTGTTCTACAATACACAGCGATATCAATGTGTTTAAAAAATGTCCGTATCACGGTATCACCGGTCATTGGCTGCAGTGTCTACGAAAGCTGCCTGTCCTgcattatttgaaaattcattgtACTTAAATCAATATAAGGTATACAGTTCAACTTACATGaacaaattttgtttgatttgcttCAGGACAATATATCTGTCCAGCAAGTCGGTATCTCTTGCACGATATGTCTCTGCTCGTTACTCCTTGCAGAGCAAAAGACTTGTCTATAGTTTGATTATGGAAATAGCCATTCTTATTCAACAGCAAACAAAGGGATCAGCATTTGGGCTCAGACGATTTGGCTGGTTTAAAAATTAAGGTACAGCATCTGGCACTGTTAGACCAGACCATTTCAACAAATAGCTTATACAGAGATAACATTCTATCAACCTAATCAGAAGATCTGCATTGATAAAAACACAAAGCTCAACTACAACAACTGCAACAACTACAGAAACCAAGTGTACAAATCAAACTTTTAATTCAATACCTTACCGAATTCTAACGGCCAGCCAAAGGAGATTTCACTCCTTTTCAGGTGCTATATGCAAAAGCACAAGGGAATGCATCAGTAAACGAAATTATTTAGCTCAATGAACCTCTGATGCATGGCACTGGTCATCCATCAAGAAAGCATTGGTGGCAGCCCTGGCATGAGTTAGAAAGCACTGCTTTTTCCTGGAGCCTAGGTGCCATTGGTACTCCTCTATGTTGCAAAGAGTTCCCAAAGTTGCACTCCAAAATTGGACATAAGAAGTTAAATTTCCCTGCATGATATAGACAATGTTGAAGGATTTCATTCAAATCCATGGTTATTTGCCAAAAAGATAAGAAGCAACCACTACAGACAAAATACAAGTCAATTCAAGTTCATCAACCTTTATAACCAAATAAATTTGCTCTCTTacataataaatcaaatcagTGCCAGTTCAAGAATAGCAATTAAAATTAAGGGCCACTATGAACGTGGTTAAATGGCAAGAAAATCAGTGAATCCAGGAATTAAACTTGGGCAATAACATATTTGGTAAAACTGTAAAAGACAGATGCACATAACAAAGacactaaaaaaagaaaagctgcGTCATAAGAAAATCTAGGAGTTTAACCTGTTTCTTCGATGGAATTTTATCTCAGTCAagagaacttcttgtactagaatgttcaacaagaaaaaaaaatgaataaacatgCATGCATTTACAAATTCAGCGGTTGGCTCTCTAGATTTCACAAGTGTAATTTTAAAGTTAGTGAttcaaataactttttttttttttggtaactAAAGCATGTCATTGTTTCTGTATTTCGAATTGTTTGTTGACataaacaaaaggaaaacatcTGCCATGATTTCACCTCTACAATCATAAGTGGATGAGATAGCTACTGTGTATTAAGAGGCCAGCAACTACCTGTGCAATAAACACAACAAACAAGATTCAAAAAATCATgaacatcataaataaatagGGAAGTTTAAAAATACTTACAAAAGTTTAAAAGACTGATGAAGAAGATAAGAAAAGGATGAAAATAATTGATAACttataaatatgaaaagaaaattgaagaagttgggaaaATGGAAAAGATGAACAACTGACCTCctaaatcattcaaaaagatAAATCAAGAAGTTATCA belongs to Dioscorea cayenensis subsp. rotundata cultivar TDr96_F1 chromosome 17, TDr96_F1_v2_PseudoChromosome.rev07_lg8_w22 25.fasta, whole genome shotgun sequence and includes:
- the LOC120280491 gene encoding zinc finger protein STAMENLESS 1-like, translated to MRSTPEGNPLDLNNLPEEYGKQPLEESSTTTAASTDTARFKKKKGSGKDDAKVYECRFCSLKFCKSQALGGHMNRHRQERETETLNRARQLVFSTDGGHGSHIGLREMNIGGGGGMQSISPGSFQHRGGVAEQCLPLRPMYPRLPTQPYVYPSSSSSSSSSHHVAYPAPYPPPPHHPPVGDYFIGHVISGSGSGVNSQRQAVNPNPNYSTSGGGDQTNYTCYGAPLPQNFQVGDRLPVTRESATTSNNNNNNNNNNNNNQGEGLGVNWSTSNPSFVD
- the LOC120280648 gene encoding formin-like protein 20; its protein translation is MMASQPASGDGSSLDIREMSRDQLLDIMYQMKELIDQNPQLARQILIDNPMLTRTVFKAQIMLGMVRPRQQQPSSQPQQAQTAQQPNAQTIQSSSVQAGVGGSSQPLVPARPTHSQPSMSMSSASIPPLAFQSQSMPSNPPSLPQQTKNILNPQIPSAAPPHSISTHNPPLPPPPAPQYPIPQAHLPMTAGLTQQPMQIPGAMHQPMQPPLPQHPRPSSMLPFPHQAHPQMPHNVGYQPSNMPLQHLSQPMFHSGGNPSLPSSFPQGQPPLPSHPPPQQLYQGSSHMGTDFGVQVGNTMQGDRGAPWALGLPENPMPITQLPGPPPLPSGQMVPGPGVSGPPRPPQLTSEMERNLLEQVMSLTPDQINLLPPEQRNQVKQLQEMLMVRNR